CAGCGCCCGCGCCGCCTGCTCGATCAGGTCGGGGTCGGGCTGTTCGCGGTCGGGCTGGTACGGCTCGAGCAGGGTGACATCGGCCTTCTTCTGCAGCACGTCGGGTGGCACTTCGATCTCGACCGGCCGGCGGCGGCCGCTCTGCAGCTCATGGAAGGCGTGATGCACCAGGCCCGGCACCTCCTGCGGCGTCATCGCGCGGCCTGCCCACTTGGTGACGCTGCGCACCATACCGAGCTGGTTGGGAATCTCGTGCAGAAGCCCGCGGCCCGACTCGATCAGGTCGGACTGCACCTGGCCGGAGACCATCAGCACCGGCGAGTTGCAGGCATAGGCGGTCGAGAGGGCGCCGCTGGCGTTGAGCAGTCCAGGACCGGGCACGACCAGCGCCGTGCCGACCTTGCCCGTGGTGCGGGCGAAGCCGTCGGCCATATAGGCGGTGGCCTGCTCGTGGCGGGTGTTGAGCACGCGGATCTCATCGCGGGCGCGCCAGAGCGCGTCGAAGGCCCAGTCGAGCTGCACGCCCGGCAGCCCGAAGATCGTCTGGACGCCCTCCGTCTTGAGGGACTGCACGAGCGCTTCACCACCGGTCATCTCGGGCATCGGGAGATCCTTTCGCTCCGTCATTCACCAGGCAGTCGACCGCCTGGGGCGCCATCTGGCGAGCTGTCCATGGACCGCACGGCCCATACGGTAGCACAGTGACGCCTGCTGGGCAGGCGCTCCGGCCGGGCGCTACTTCACAAAATCGGCGCAGAAAGTCTATACTCTCGCAAGAGGCGCGACGCGGGACGGGCCGCGCCGGAGCATCGCCGCATGAACAGGCATGGCCGGCCGAACGTTACCCTCGATACCTGCAGCCTGCTGGACCTGGAGGAGGGCCGGCCGGCGGCGCGCCCCCTGGGCCGGCTGATCGGCCTGCACCGCACCGGGGCGCTGCGTCTCGGCGTCGTGGTAATCGGCGGCTGCGTGCGCCGGCCCGACGGCGTATACGCCGCCGACCTGACCGCCTTCCGCGAGCGCATCACCATGCTCGACCTGGGCGAGGCGCGGCGGCTACGTCCGCTGTTTCGCTGGGGCCTGAGCTTCGCCGAATGGTCGCAGTGGCCAACGCCCGCGGCCGAGCGGCTGGAACGGCGCATTCACCGGGCGCTGTTCCCCGCTGCACCCTTTCGCTGGGGCGACTGCGCCGATGCCGCCGGGCCCGACGCCGACCGCGACGAGCTCTATGCCCGCTGGCGCGAGGCGCGCCTGACCGTGCTCTCGGTCTGGGCGCACATCGAGCACGCCGGCGACATCTATGTGACCCGCGATGAGACCTTCTGGCAGCACGGTGCGGCGGCGCGGCTGCGCGCCCTCGGCGCCGGCGCGATCCTCACGCCGCGCGATGCGGCGCTGCGCCTCGGCGGTCATGGCGCCGCGCTGGGGCCGGCCGCCGGCGACGCCTGAGCGGAGCGCCGCCGCGGGCCGCGCACGCCTTCAGCCGAACGGCAGCAGCACCGTCGCGGCGGGACCGCCTTCGCCCGCGAGGCGGGCAACGGCTCGTTCGGCGGCGGGTCGCGCCGCGCCGGCTCGCGCCAGCACGAGCACGGCGCCGCCCCAGCCGCCGCCGGTGAGCCGCGCGCCGTAGACGCCGGGCTGGGCGCGGGCCAGCGTCACGAGGCGGTCGATCGCCGGCAACGAGACGTCGTAGTCGTCGCGCTGCGAGGCGTGGGAGGCGTCGAACAACGCGCCGAGCCGGGCCAGGTCGCCGGCCTCGATCGCGGCCACGGCCTCCAGCACGCGGGCGTTTTCGCTGATCACGTGGCGGGCGCGACGGCGCAGCGGCTCGGGCAACGCCAGCAGCCGGGGCAGATCGGCGGTGTTCAGGTCGCGCAACTGCGCCACGCCCAGCAACGCCGCCGCCTGCTCGCACTCGCTGCGGCGCGCATTGTAGTCACCGCTCGCGTGCTGGTGCCGCAGGCCGGAGTCGATCACGGCCAGCGCGGCATCCGGCGGCAGCGGCACGTTGCGGTACAGCGGGCCACGCGTATCGATGAAGCACGCCGTCCCCTCAACGCCGATGCTTGCCACAAGCTGGTCCATGATGCCGACGCGTGCGCCCACGAACTCGCTCTCCGCGCGCTGGCCGGCGATCGCGAGCTGTACATCGTCGAGCGCCAGGCCGAAGTCCGCGCGCAGCGCCCGCAGCAGCGCAATTACAAGTGCGGCGCTGGACGCAAGCCCCGCGCCAACAGGCAGATCCGATGTGATCGTCGCATCGAAGCCGCCGAGCGCGAACCCGGCCGCGCCCAGCGTCGCCGTAACCCCTTGCACATAATCGAGCCAGCCGCGGCCGCGTCGCTCGACGCCGACGGTATAGTGCCGCACGCCGTCTGCCGGCAGCGCTGCGCTGCAGATGTGAACCTCGCGGTCCGGGCGCGGCGCGAGCTGTACGCGCGTGGCCAGCGGGATCTGGGCGGGCAGCACGAAGCCACCGTTGTAGTCGGTGTGCTCGCCGATCAGGTTGACGCGGCCGCGGGCCGTGGCGCCGTGCGTTGGCTCACGTCCGAAGCGCTTGACGAACTCGACAACGTCCACCACCGGAGACCTCGGCGCCGGCGAACTGTTGCGCACAGCAAAACGCCCGGGTAACCTTACGGCCACCCGGGCGCCCGGTCTGGGTC
This genomic stretch from Dehalococcoidia bacterium harbors:
- the galK gene encoding galactokinase, yielding MVDVVEFVKRFGREPTHGATARGRVNLIGEHTDYNGGFVLPAQIPLATRVQLAPRPDREVHICSAALPADGVRHYTVGVERRGRGWLDYVQGVTATLGAAGFALGGFDATITSDLPVGAGLASSAALVIALLRALRADFGLALDDVQLAIAGQRAESEFVGARVGIMDQLVASIGVEGTACFIDTRGPLYRNVPLPPDAALAVIDSGLRHQHASGDYNARRSECEQAAALLGVAQLRDLNTADLPRLLALPEPLRRRARHVISENARVLEAVAAIEAGDLARLGALFDASHASQRDDYDVSLPAIDRLVTLARAQPGVYGARLTGGGWGGAVLVLARAGAARPAAERAVARLAGEGGPAATVLLPFG